The following nucleotide sequence is from Salvia miltiorrhiza cultivar Shanhuang (shh) chromosome 7, IMPLAD_Smil_shh, whole genome shotgun sequence.
GATTTTTATCTAGccctttgaataaaataaataagttttgtatcacactccataaataaataagttttgtagcacATTCTTAATGGTCCCCACCAAatctttgatttatttaaaaattttgttttctttaaaCAATAAAAAACGTGGCTGATAGAATCTTCTATCATTATCACGATTTGTCTTattatgtctctctctctctctctccaaaatcGTGATCTGATAGTATatcttttagggtttagggtttctttTCTTGCATGTACACGATTTGGTACACGATTTGGAAGCATGAATCGTGAGGATCGGCTGAAAAGTGGTCAAACAAGAATCTTGTTTCAAATCATTCCCCCAAAAAAAGAATCTTATGCAAATATTGAGAAGACCGTGCACTATACACggctcactctctctctcttctattaTTCAGCttccaaattcaaaaaaaaaagagacacAAAAACCTTAAGGACCGTGCACTCCATACACTCCAtacacgcctctctctctctctaagaaaCTCAAGCCCACCGTGCACTCCATAAACTCAAGCCACTATGAGTTCAACGTAATCAGATTACGATGGGGAAGAGGCACAACGAGAAAGTCGCCGGAGTACATCAAGGAGGAGCGAACAATACCCGATGCCGAATCCGGTAAGTAACCGTGGCCTATATTTGTCAAAATTTGAGTTTATGTGTTTTGTATTGTGAAATTTGATTATTAGGTACACGGTTGTAGCATGTTTTAGACAATTATGTTGGTAATTTGCGAAATTTGGAATCTGGAAATTATTTTgaacaaccgtgtacaaccgtgtacggttcttcagtacacggttgtacacggttagaCAATTATGTTACACGGTTAGGATTAATTGATGTAATATGCcttaattgtgtatttttaaCGTATAAAGGTATTTGTCGTACACGATTTAACAGTGTACAGCCGTACACGGTTTGCTCATccatacacggttgtacacggtttctCTAAAATCGTACACGGTTGATTTTAAATCATGTAATATGCTCTAATTGTGTATTTTAGACGTATAGAGGTATTTTTTGTACACGATTTAatcgtgtacaaccgtgtacaaccgtacaCGGTTAGGGTATCCGTACACGGTtatacacggttgtacacggttggtctAGAATCTGTACACGGTTGATATTTTTTGATACTGATCATCATTTTGAATTAATTGCAGCCTCCGAGGCATGTTTGGTTACGTCCGTGCATGCAAGGTTATGCCGCACGTATCAATCACTACATCAAGGACAAGACACTGAAGGAAGTGGAGACATGTCTGACACATTACGGGTGTCTTGAACAATTTAAGAAAGGTCCGTTTGGGCATTTACTTCAGTTGAAGAGGCAGGATAGTGCGAATGCCGCACTGCACCATCTTGTTGCACGGGAGTTGTATGACCAAGCATTCGGACCGTGGGAGAAGTGGTTCCACATTGGTGGACACGACATTCGATTCGGTGCTATGGAGTATTGTCTGGTGACGGGGTTGTGCTTCGGGCCATCCCCGCAGCATTTTGATCCTAATGTGGATCACCGTATTGGGAAGCAGAGTCTATGGCACCGAGTTTTTAAAGGCAAGAAGATGGAAGTGAAGGATCTGCGAAAGCGGTTCGTTAACCGCAGTATGGGCAATATTGCCGAGGATTATTTGAGGGTGGGCAATATTCTCGTGGCGTATGATCTCGTCTTCTGTCGGGATTATAAACACGTGCACGAGTGGGTGTGGGCACTGGTAGAGGACTATCAGAAATGGATCGACTTCCCGTGGGGCTCTTACTCATTCCAGATTTTGTGCCATGGGATGAGTGTGTTGAAGAAGCATCCCTCGGAGATTACAGGTATTAGGAGGACGTACCACTTCTATGGGCCCATATGGGCATTACAGATTTGGTCGTACGAGGCCATTCCGAGGTTGGGCCGCGCGTGTGGGGCTCGTGACTCGAGCTTCCAGATGCCACGATTGGTCAACTGGACGACTTGGAAGTCGGCTTCTGACTTCGCCCACTTTTTTGATGTTGATGaggtaattattgttgtttttttaCAGTTTCAATCCTTTTATTATGTTATGATTAACGAATAATGAAAAATGATCGATTCATCTTTGTGCAGGGCGAGTGTCACCAGACACTCGAACCTGTCGAGGAGGAGCATGATTCATGGTATTTGCAGACTCTGAGGCTTCCCGACCCTTTTTCTGTACGATTCCATCCTGGAGGGAAATATGTCGGCTTGACAGAGCCACTTGTACCGGAACCGCCTCCTCCTGTTAGGCCTCCTCCTGTGCAGAGGAGTAGCTCACGAGCAGATAGGGCTCGTGAGAAGCAGCATGTCCCTGTCCCGAGGAGTAGCTCACGAGCAGAGAGGGCTCGTGAGAAGCAGCCTATCCCTGTCCATGTCGAGCGTATTAGACAGACGTATGAGGACCCGGCTGGCAGCCCGTCGAAGCGGCGCAGGTCAGAGGAGTTTTATGATCGCGAGCCTCAGGCAGACCGAGATGAGGATTATTGGTGGCGACGCGATGATGACCTGATTGCCCGTATCACACAGGAGCAGATTCGGACCGTGGTCCCTGAGATGCGGCGCGAGATACGGCGTGAGCTTGTAGATGACGACTCTGAGCATGGACTGGTCGCCAAGATTACGAAGAAGGTCATATCCGCTGTGAAGGACATCTTTGGGAGACGCTCTTCTTCGAGGAGGTATAGATCATCATCCAGCCATGCCAGTCGTCATAGACATGGGAGTGAGGAGTTCGACCAGCCGAGACCCAGTCACAGACGGTCTACATCTCACATTCCTAGTCCTAGGCGATCAGAGCGTGAGGATCCGCCTCATGTGAGCCATAGGCACTCAGTTGGAGACATGGATCCGCCTCGTGGTAGTCAGAGACGCTCAGAGCGTGGAGAGGATCCACCCCCTGCGAGTCAGCGGCGATCTGCCTCACGTCACAGTGAGAGAGAGGCATCTATGAGGAGATCAGCCTCACATCATGGTGAGAGGCAGACATCTTTGAGGCGATCCGCCTCACGTTACAGTGATCGCCCAGGGCCATCGGCTGGACACCATAGTCCAGAGACCCCTGCGCCTAAGGCGGGGGATGTAGATGATGATCTGAATGTTTCCTGGACTTCGTCAGAGGATGAGGCGGGTGCTAGAGAGAGGCCTCAATTGGTTATTGACCCGGCCTTGCCGTATGGTAAGGGGCTGCTGAAGGCGAAGAAGCGGGGCTTCAAGGCGTTTATGAGATCGCCGTCGGGTACTTATGTCACAGTGATGGAGACGGGTTGGGTGATGTCCCAGGAGCTATTCCACAAGATTATGAATCCTCGCGAGGAGTTGGACGGGGAGGtataataatttgattttacTGTGTTTCTTAAGATTTGCATTGTACATAATTAATCATGAATTTTTTAAGCATATATTAGACCTCTGGAATCTGAAGGCTCTCCGACGGCTCCGTCAAAATCAGCAGTGGATAGATCGGGGGCATACGAGGCTCGTTGCAGGCGTGACACGGGCTAGAACGCCGATAgcttttttggatttttatgtAAGTTTTTGATAGAATAATTTCTGTTTATGTATATACAACTACCTATAAATTAATCATGAATCTGTGTTTGGAGAGAGTTCAGGTCGTTGCATCCGAATGAGCCAGATTGGGACAACATTCGGGGTCGACACGGATACGAGGAGTGGGTGGTGCCCGACAAGCTGATCGCCGTGTGCGCGCGTTGACTTTTAGTAATTGAAGCGCAGAAAAATTCCTTTGAAAATCGTCTGATCGATAGGAATATGCCGCTGCTTTGAAGACTGCAGCTACATGCTGCCCATAATGCGCGAGATTCTTCTGGATATGGTAATAACACAACCCGTGAGGGACGTTCGGGTAGACACACTCCACAGCATTTCTGATGCTCTTGTGCTGATCAGACACAATCAAGAGATCATCCGGCTGACCAAAGCAAGTCCGCAGTCGGTGGAAGAACCAAGTCCAAGACTCGTCGTTCTCGATAGGACCAAGCCCAACTGCGAGAGGAAATATTGCTTCGTTCCCATCCTTTGTAACAGCGACGAACAAAATGCCGCCGTTCCTTCCCTTCAGATGGGTCCCGTCTACGACGATGACCGGCCTCAAGTAACCCTTCTCAAAGGCAGTCACGCTCTGTCCAAGTGCAACAAACATATGATGGAACTTGCCATCATCCTTCATCTCAAGGTTGTATAATGTGCCGGGATTACTCATTCTCAGCATATACAAATACGATGGGAGCATCTGATACGAGTTCCCAAAATCACCATACGTCATCTCAATCGCGATGTTTCTTGCACGGAGAGCGAAGCTGTAATTGATCTCAATACCGAATAAGCGCTGCATCTCTGACATCATCTCCTTCGGCTTCAAAACGACCCCCTCGCCTACCAATTTCCGTGTAAAATATCTTCCAACAACCCTCGCCGGAATCTGTCTCGGGGCAGTGCGATTCAAATCCGTGTGGCAGGTATGATCCATCACCACCTTGATCACTCTCCAGATCGATGCACTCTGAACGGCTCGCAGCATGAACGGACAACCGTTGCCATGCTTGCAAACAAACCACAAACGGGTCGTATTGGAACGATGCATGGCGTACTCCACGTGATTCTCCATATGGTACAGGCCAACAGCGATTGCCAAATCATCCTTCGACCGGAATAGAGCCCCCACTGATAATATCCCGCTCTCCAATACGTTAGAATCCTCCCAACCTAATGCCGGCGCATCGTCAAAATCGAGGACTGGAATCCCCCAGTCACGTGCCTCAAGCTGCTGAACTCCAACACGAGGCTCGACATCGGGCTGATCGTCCGATGTGAAATTCTGAGGCCCTGTCTGTCTCCACGCTTCCTGTTCAGTCGACACTAAATCCAATATCTCTCTGCATCGTATcgcctcttcttcctcatccgaagactcggactcgtcttcctcctcctgcGACGATGAATCGTCCCTACTATCATCGTGTGTAGGGATACTTCTTCCAATGTCCGTCTCAATAGGAAACATAGTAGACCGATGTCCCTCATAATATACCCGCTCTTGAGTCTGAGGAACCGGAGCCGCAGATTGTTTGCCCTTCTCGATCACGTAAACAACGGGATATTTCTTATGCTCGGAAATCAGCCGGTTCAAATCCGAATCAGTCTTCAAAGCCACTTTTATTTTTCGCCCTTCGTCCGTTGTCGATGTGTAGAAAAGCATATAAGTGGATCGACCATCCTCGTTTAATTGATCGTGCACCTCTTGCATCAACTTCGCATGACAAAGGTCTTCCTTAGACATGTACACGACAACCTCATCGCCTCCTTCATACTCGGTTAATTTCCACTGACCACTGTGCCGTATAACGATTGCTTGAAACGACATCTGCTTCAAAACGACAAAAATACAAcatttaaatacacaaacaGGAAACCGTGTACCCCAATACATCAACTGAATATACAAACATGCTAAAAATAACATCAAAATCATATTCAACCCAACCGTGTACACAACCGTGTACACGGAaaccctaaccgtgtacagcaGAACACTAAGGGTTCAAAAATAAGGTAATTTGCGTACAAAGTGTTTTTTTATGCCGTTTTTTAGtccaaaacatgtaataagtcatatatataacataattattgaaataaacaacaaaaaatcactaaaactcaaaccgtgtacaaccgtgtactctAGAACACCAACCGTGTACagtcgaaatttaaaaaaaaaaatatgtatttcacATACCTTATGTAATACAAGCctttagatgatttttttttgaatttttgagcaACCGTGTATGAGTCGTGTATGTGTATTGAgaggattttcttcttctttcttgttcAAATGTCTGATGAATGAACATTTGGTTGGTATCCTTCATTAACTACCCACAGCAACCGTGTACGGAGCATTTAATTTCGTGAATTTAAGGTTGTTTCCTTAACAAGTGTTTGAGTTGGTGTAAATGCACCCAACAACCATAATATCACATAAAATCACGCCATAaacgtgaatagagagagaatcagattttgcttatttttaaatcagagagagagagagagaattgcatttttatttgtttgcttATTTAATCTAGTTTATACTAGCTTTATTGTCGATTTGTAAGTAGGTTGATTAATTCgttataatatatattgagTTTGATGATATGATATATATCTTGTATCTTTAATTTTaacgtgaatagagagagagaatcagattttggttttatttggttatttttaaaacaaaaataagtaATATGTCACTATCATTCACTTTATTGACTTGTACTTATGTACTTTAGGTCAAATgtgctacaaaacttatttatttatggggtgtgatacaaaacttatttatttttatcaaaaatactaCTACTATGTATTGTCACTTCAGATAATATATCACTTTTAGTACTGCTATGTTGTTTTGACAGTACGAAAACCCATCAAATTTATCCAAGTCAAGTGTTCACTAGTATTTGGGCTCGTCTTTTCTTACATGTTAGACATGAGACCAACTAATGAGATATGATAGCCatacatatattattatatatgttaAGTTGACGAACTAATATAAAACTATATGGATCGGAGCTAATGATAAGATGATGATTAGGTTTGCCAACTGTTTAGGTTgtactattttttaattcttggGCACCACTCCGTTTGATTTCTTTTAACTTAAGATGGTTACTTGTCATTAGCTGAGACTAATATAAGTCGTTATGATGTTTATGTAGATATGAGGCTTCCAaactattaaaataataatacaacTGGGAGCTGAGCTGgaagtaattaattatttataattattgaaTGTCACCGTCATATTTACGATTAATATTTTAGATGAGAGCGAGAAAGCTCGTTTGATTGAAACATCTAAtctaataataagaataaaacAGAACAACTCATGATTCTCATGAATGAATGAGATTCATAATTGATTTATGTAGGAAATTGGTTattaaattgaataatatttgaCTAATTTTTAAGTatcgaaaatatttaatttagcgAAATTAAATGGTACATGATCGATTTACATTTTGAGTAGATGATTGTAGTATATTTACTTACTCAAAATCAATTTCCattgagtgagaaataattactTAAAGGATAAATCCCTAcggatcaaattgatccggATCAGTAGGGGTACAAAagtcatattttttttactaaaaatatgtTGTACCTTAAATGTCCCTTATTaaagtttattattttaaaatactaaatttaatatattatgaatataaattcaatgtcttttcatttttctaggccataaattaaatacatgaacataaaattaaatgtttCATCTCcttaaatctatgcaattaagtgaattCATTGAACTTAGTAAACCTCTTATATTTcgtttaattatttcataattatatatataaaaaaaaatcgccaCTTTCACAATGTCTCACTTTATAACTTAGGTGACTCCTTGTTTTAGTGTTGAGGATtgtttttaagaataaaatcatAGGAATTTTGATACTTATCATTAGGTGTGAAATGTGAAGATTAACGAGCTAATCATCAGGCATAAttgtaatattattttataagattttttttatttaaacacccCAGTCACTATAAAacatatttcaatttaaaaatcaacatacttatatattattatcatgATATCCgttaatttttcaatttggaTTATGTATATATGTACATGTATATCACAtacttaataaaatttgaatattttctaTAAGTAAAACTTTTTTAATATGAGAAAAAATTTGTGTGAGATTGAGCCTATTGTAGTCTCCAAAGAAATTATGAATAATTACGAAGAATTTGagtatatatagggagaagatctgTAGAGAACTGCAAATTAAGTAGAGAACGGAGAACAAATATAAAGTTACGAATAAGTCTataatttcgatgaataaatcaatgtatcTTATGAATAAGTTTTGgcttgggttcgaatcatgaCAGAGcgagattatatattttttctgtatttttactGAATACACATATTCATTAGTTATGCGATATATTCGTTACATTAAAAGATTTATTCATTGTTCTTCGTTCTctacttatttttatatatatatatatatatatatataggggagggctattcagaaaactcctcttaaactataaactataaactaattaaaatgtatgaattatatgtagaacaccCATGAATccgctgtgtaaatgtatgaattacgaaaattaatttttttgctacctatgggattc
It contains:
- the LOC130994115 gene encoding uncharacterized protein LOC130994115 produces the protein MENHVEYAMHRSNTTRLWFVCKHGNGCPFMLRAVQSASIWRVIKVVMDHTCHTDLNRTAPRQIPARVVGRYFTRKLVGEGVVLKPKEMMSEMQRLFGIEINYSFALRARNIAIEMTYGDFGNSYQMLPSYLYMLRMSNPGTLYNLEMKDDGKFHHMFVALGQSVTAFEKGYLRPVIVVDGTHLKGRNGGILFVAVTKDGNEAIFPLAVGLGPIENDESWTWFFHRLRTCFGQPDDLLIVSDQHKSIRNAVECVYPNVPHGLCYYHIQKNLAHYGQHVAAVFKAAAYSYRSDDFQRNFSALQLLKVNARTRRSACRAPPTPRIRVDPECCPNLAHSDATT